In a single window of the Zea mays cultivar B73 chromosome 5, Zm-B73-REFERENCE-NAM-5.0, whole genome shotgun sequence genome:
- the LOC100285649 gene encoding serine/threonine-protein kinase Nek4, giving the protein MEQYEVVEQIGRGAYGSAYLVLHKAERKRYVMKKIRLSKQNDKFQRTAYQEMSLMASLSNPYIVEYKDGWVDEGTSVCIVTSYCEGGDMAERIKKARGILFSEERVCRWFTQLLLALDYLHCNRVLHRDLKCSNILLTRDNNIRLADFGLAKLLMEDLASSVVGTPNYMCPEILADIPYGYKSDIWSLGCCMFEILAHRPAFKATDMAALVNKINRSSISPMPPIYSSALKQIVKSMLRKNPEHRPTAGELLRHPHLQPYLSESSNCSPIYLPVKPTKGNLVDKQSKKPSSGRKRAVKANGSNGTLETAAEHAVEARDSSTNFSDVSTIGTQEALILQMPVDPDAGSKEEQNVDVVPFQHAAENLMATTDRQVDATIRLKAIRTSNAKEAAPVTVADQKFNEAPIPNEELTIGVVQEQRKDVKPRSYQAGKPEMCDTTVTEESSPISTLKLAHTESAPAEWDHLNIVQQRADALESLLELCAKLLEQERLDELAGVLRPFGEGAVSSRETAIWLTKSLMTPPPKFGESPTKLL; this is encoded by the exons ATGTCCCTGATGGCAAGCCTCAGCAACCCGTACATCGTCGAGTACAAGGACGGATGGGTGGACGAG GGGACCTCCGTCTGCATCGTCACAAGCTACTGCGAAGGAGGGGACAT GGCCGAGAGGATCAAGAAGGCAAGGGGCATCCTATTCTCAGAAGAG AGGGTGTGTCGGTGGTTCACGCAATTGCTCCTCGCCCTCGACTACCTGCACTGCAACCGTGTGCTCCACCGTGATCTCAAG TGTTCCAACATTTTATTGACAAGGGATAACAATATCAGACTCG CTGACTTTGGGCTGGCAAAACTGCTCATGGAGGACCTTGCCTCATCG GTTGTAGGAACCCCAAACTATATGTGCCCAGAAATACTAGCAGACATACCTTATGGATACAAATCCGATATATGGTCACTTG GTTGCTGTATGTTTGAGATTTTAGCACACCGACCTGCATTTAAAGCTACA GACATGGCAGCATTAGTCAACAAAATAAACAGATCTTCAATATCTCCAATGCCCCCAATATACTCATCAGCACT GAAGCAGATCGTGAAGAGCATGCTAAGGAAAAATCCAGAACATAGGCCTACT GCTGGGGAGCTGCTGAGGCATCCACATCTGCAACCATATCTTTCTGAATCGTCCAACTGTTCACCGATCTATCTTCCGGTGAAACCCACCAAAGGTAACCTGGTAGACAAGCAGTCAAAGAAGCCAAGCAGTGGCAGAAAGCGAGCTGTCAAAGCCAATGGATCCAATGGAACATTAGAAACTGCAGCAGAGCACGCTGTGGAAGCAAGAGACAGCTCCACAAACTTCTCAGATGTATCAACTATAGGTACCCAGGAAGCCTTGATATTGCAAATGCCGGTGGATCCTGATGCCGGAAGCAAAGAAGAGCAGAACGTTGATGTTGTACCGTTTCAGCATGCGGCAGAGAATCTGATGGCGACAACCGATAGACAGGTCGATGCGACCATACGTCTTAAAGCCATAAGAACCAGTAACGCAAAAGAGGCGGCCCCGGTCACAGTTGCAGACCAAAAGTTCAACGAGGCGCCAATACCAAATGAGGAACTGACAATCGGGGTAGTGCAGGAACAAAGGAAGGACGTGAAGCCACGCTCTTACCAGGCAGGAAAACCAGAGATGTGTGACACAACCGTAACGGAGGAATCGTCGCCCATCAGCACGCTAAAGCTGGCGCACACGGAGAGCGCGCCCGCGGAGTGGGACCACCTGAACATAGTCCAGCAGAGGGCCGACGCGCTGGAGTCGCTCCTGGAGCTCTGCGCGAAGCTCCTGGAGCAGGAGAGGCTCGACGAGCTCGCGGGCGTTCTCCGGCCGTTCGGCGAGGGCGCCGTGTCGTCTAGGGAGACGGCGATCTGGCTGACCAAGAGCCTGATGACCCCCCCACCCAAGTTCGGAGAGTCCCCGacgaagcttttgtaa
- the LOC100285649 gene encoding serine/threonine-protein kinase Nek4 isoform X2, whose amino-acid sequence MKKIRLSKQNDKFQRTAYQEMSLMASLSNPYIVEYKDGWVDEGTSVCIVTSYCEGGDMAERIKKARGILFSEERVCRWFTQLLLALDYLHCNRVLHRDLKCSNILLTRDNNIRLADFGLAKLLMEDLASSVVGTPNYMCPEILADIPYGYKSDIWSLGCCMFEILAHRPAFKATDMAALVNKINRSSISPMPPIYSSALKQIVKSMLRKNPEHRPTAGELLRHPHLQPYLSESSNCSPIYLPVKPTKGNLVDKQSKKPSSGRKRAVKANGSNGTLETAAEHAVEARDSSTNFSDVSTIGTQEALILQMPVDPDAGSKEEQNVDVVPFQHAAENLMATTDRQVDATIRLKAIRTSNAKEAAPVTVADQKFNEAPIPNEELTIGVVQEQRKDVKPRSYQAGKPEMCDTTVTEESSPISTLKLAHTESAPAEWDHLNIVQQRADALESLLELCAKLLEQERLDELAGVLRPFGEGAVSSRETAIWLTKSLMTPPPKFGESPTKLL is encoded by the exons ATGTCCCTGATGGCAAGCCTCAGCAACCCGTACATCGTCGAGTACAAGGACGGATGGGTGGACGAG GGGACCTCCGTCTGCATCGTCACAAGCTACTGCGAAGGAGGGGACAT GGCCGAGAGGATCAAGAAGGCAAGGGGCATCCTATTCTCAGAAGAG AGGGTGTGTCGGTGGTTCACGCAATTGCTCCTCGCCCTCGACTACCTGCACTGCAACCGTGTGCTCCACCGTGATCTCAAG TGTTCCAACATTTTATTGACAAGGGATAACAATATCAGACTCG CTGACTTTGGGCTGGCAAAACTGCTCATGGAGGACCTTGCCTCATCG GTTGTAGGAACCCCAAACTATATGTGCCCAGAAATACTAGCAGACATACCTTATGGATACAAATCCGATATATGGTCACTTG GTTGCTGTATGTTTGAGATTTTAGCACACCGACCTGCATTTAAAGCTACA GACATGGCAGCATTAGTCAACAAAATAAACAGATCTTCAATATCTCCAATGCCCCCAATATACTCATCAGCACT GAAGCAGATCGTGAAGAGCATGCTAAGGAAAAATCCAGAACATAGGCCTACT GCTGGGGAGCTGCTGAGGCATCCACATCTGCAACCATATCTTTCTGAATCGTCCAACTGTTCACCGATCTATCTTCCGGTGAAACCCACCAAAGGTAACCTGGTAGACAAGCAGTCAAAGAAGCCAAGCAGTGGCAGAAAGCGAGCTGTCAAAGCCAATGGATCCAATGGAACATTAGAAACTGCAGCAGAGCACGCTGTGGAAGCAAGAGACAGCTCCACAAACTTCTCAGATGTATCAACTATAGGTACCCAGGAAGCCTTGATATTGCAAATGCCGGTGGATCCTGATGCCGGAAGCAAAGAAGAGCAGAACGTTGATGTTGTACCGTTTCAGCATGCGGCAGAGAATCTGATGGCGACAACCGATAGACAGGTCGATGCGACCATACGTCTTAAAGCCATAAGAACCAGTAACGCAAAAGAGGCGGCCCCGGTCACAGTTGCAGACCAAAAGTTCAACGAGGCGCCAATACCAAATGAGGAACTGACAATCGGGGTAGTGCAGGAACAAAGGAAGGACGTGAAGCCACGCTCTTACCAGGCAGGAAAACCAGAGATGTGTGACACAACCGTAACGGAGGAATCGTCGCCCATCAGCACGCTAAAGCTGGCGCACACGGAGAGCGCGCCCGCGGAGTGGGACCACCTGAACATAGTCCAGCAGAGGGCCGACGCGCTGGAGTCGCTCCTGGAGCTCTGCGCGAAGCTCCTGGAGCAGGAGAGGCTCGACGAGCTCGCGGGCGTTCTCCGGCCGTTCGGCGAGGGCGCCGTGTCGTCTAGGGAGACGGCGATCTGGCTGACCAAGAGCCTGATGACCCCCCCACCCAAGTTCGGAGAGTCCCCGacgaagcttttgtaa
- the LOC100285649 gene encoding serine/threonine-protein kinase Nek4 isoform X1, whose translation MEQYEVVEQIGRGAYGSAYLVLHKAERKRYVMKKIRLSKQNDKFQRTAYQEMSLMASLSNPYIVEYKDGWVDEGTSVCIVTSYCEGGDMAERIKKARGILFSEERVCRWFTQLLLALDYLHCNRVLHRDLKVVGTPNYMCPEILADIPYGYKSDIWSLGCCMFEILAHRPAFKATDMAALVNKINRSSISPMPPIYSSALKQIVKSMLRKNPEHRPTAGELLRHPHLQPYLSESSNCSPIYLPVKPTKGNLVDKQSKKPSSGRKRAVKANGSNGTLETAAEHAVEARDSSTNFSDVSTIGTQEALILQMPVDPDAGSKEEQNVDVVPFQHAAENLMATTDRQVDATIRLKAIRTSNAKEAAPVTVADQKFNEAPIPNEELTIGVVQEQRKDVKPRSYQAGKPEMCDTTVTEESSPISTLKLAHTESAPAEWDHLNIVQQRADALESLLELCAKLLEQERLDELAGVLRPFGEGAVSSRETAIWLTKSLMTPPPKFGESPTKLL comes from the exons ATGTCCCTGATGGCAAGCCTCAGCAACCCGTACATCGTCGAGTACAAGGACGGATGGGTGGACGAG GGGACCTCCGTCTGCATCGTCACAAGCTACTGCGAAGGAGGGGACAT GGCCGAGAGGATCAAGAAGGCAAGGGGCATCCTATTCTCAGAAGAG AGGGTGTGTCGGTGGTTCACGCAATTGCTCCTCGCCCTCGACTACCTGCACTGCAACCGTGTGCTCCACCGTGATCTCAAG GTTGTAGGAACCCCAAACTATATGTGCCCAGAAATACTAGCAGACATACCTTATGGATACAAATCCGATATATGGTCACTTG GTTGCTGTATGTTTGAGATTTTAGCACACCGACCTGCATTTAAAGCTACA GACATGGCAGCATTAGTCAACAAAATAAACAGATCTTCAATATCTCCAATGCCCCCAATATACTCATCAGCACT GAAGCAGATCGTGAAGAGCATGCTAAGGAAAAATCCAGAACATAGGCCTACT GCTGGGGAGCTGCTGAGGCATCCACATCTGCAACCATATCTTTCTGAATCGTCCAACTGTTCACCGATCTATCTTCCGGTGAAACCCACCAAAGGTAACCTGGTAGACAAGCAGTCAAAGAAGCCAAGCAGTGGCAGAAAGCGAGCTGTCAAAGCCAATGGATCCAATGGAACATTAGAAACTGCAGCAGAGCACGCTGTGGAAGCAAGAGACAGCTCCACAAACTTCTCAGATGTATCAACTATAGGTACCCAGGAAGCCTTGATATTGCAAATGCCGGTGGATCCTGATGCCGGAAGCAAAGAAGAGCAGAACGTTGATGTTGTACCGTTTCAGCATGCGGCAGAGAATCTGATGGCGACAACCGATAGACAGGTCGATGCGACCATACGTCTTAAAGCCATAAGAACCAGTAACGCAAAAGAGGCGGCCCCGGTCACAGTTGCAGACCAAAAGTTCAACGAGGCGCCAATACCAAATGAGGAACTGACAATCGGGGTAGTGCAGGAACAAAGGAAGGACGTGAAGCCACGCTCTTACCAGGCAGGAAAACCAGAGATGTGTGACACAACCGTAACGGAGGAATCGTCGCCCATCAGCACGCTAAAGCTGGCGCACACGGAGAGCGCGCCCGCGGAGTGGGACCACCTGAACATAGTCCAGCAGAGGGCCGACGCGCTGGAGTCGCTCCTGGAGCTCTGCGCGAAGCTCCTGGAGCAGGAGAGGCTCGACGAGCTCGCGGGCGTTCTCCGGCCGTTCGGCGAGGGCGCCGTGTCGTCTAGGGAGACGGCGATCTGGCTGACCAAGAGCCTGATGACCCCCCCACCCAAGTTCGGAGAGTCCCCGacgaagcttttgtaa